DNA sequence from the Trueperaceae bacterium genome:
ACACCGTCTTGTATTCATTCTGATCCTTGTAGCTCTCACCTCGCTCGCGTTCGCGGCACCACCGGAGTGGGCCCAGGGGGAACCGCCGCCCTTCAACGAGGAGGATTGCGTCTTCGAGAATGGGCGGACGATCTGCAGAACCGTACTGCACACCGGTGTGGCCGAGCTACTCACTATTAACTCCGGGGGTCGAGATGGATTGTGTGACGACGGCAGTCTGAGGGTCGTCCGCATGGAGACTTGGGGTGTTCCGACTACGATGCGGGAGGTAACCTACGTCGGATCGTCCCATGTGGAAGAGTCTTCAATCGAGGTGACTACTTGGGTCAAGGAAGACCGCAGGGTGACCGACTGCCTGGCACAGGCAAGTTTGTTCTAGTCGGCGTCCCTTAATAGCACCCCTGCAAAAGAAGCCCGTCGCCCGACGGGCTTTCTCCTTGTACCTCCTCGCGCGTGTCCTGGAGCAATGCGCCCCCAACCGGGGATCGTAGAAGAGTATTAGGGACGCAGTCCTCCCGGTTGACTCCCAACGCCGGATCCGCGCTTTCCAACTCTAGGAAGGACACTAGACCACGCTTCAGCTCCTGCCATACGGTACCCCCAGAACCAATAGATTGCGGGTCGAACGACGACGACCGGCTTCCGTCGCTCTGATTGCCACGACCAGACAGAATGCAGGTCCCGTATCTGATCGGGCTAGCTACTTCGGTCGGAGGTAGGAACCCGGGCGATTAGATGTGTTTCTACGATCCGCCACTACAGCAACCAGAATCGCTTATAAGCACGAGAGAGCAGTAGTGGCCGGGTATCGACCCCGGCCACTCGCCCATCCCCCGCTTAAGGAGGCTTATACGTGCCTATCGCCTCTCGTACGAGAGCACCTTGAACAGAGGTATGCCAGCGCTATCAACGTACTGCATTATGTCCGGTTTGTTATGACCAGTGTTTACGTAAATCACCTCCGCATTCTGGCCGGCATTACAATCAATGCTGTCCCCAGCGCTCGTCGTGCAGAACTTGTTCGCGACCACCGATCCGAGAATCTTGTTACCCTTGATGATTCTGAACGTATCGCCCGCGTAGACCGGGGCCATTACATTTGCTGCTCGCTGGTAGACTTCTCCCTCGGCAACCAGACCGAGGACGTGGTCTGGGAATAGCCGCTTCTTACCTGTAATGTCGATCTCGTCGTCGCTGGTCAGGAAGTTTTGATTGATATCGATACCTCCACCGGCACCGCTACCGTTGGCCTCGACTACGAACGAAGCGTTCCAGTCCTCCACATCGGCTTCCGTTGGACCGTTCAACGTCTTGGCGACATATTCCACCGGCCAGTCGAACTTGACGTCGTAACCGTGTAGGCTGACCGTTCCGTAAACCTGGAAACTAGCTGAACTCCAACCGTTCGACGTCGTATACCTGAAGCCCTGCAAAACTCCGTTCGCATCCGTATAAGTGCAGTCAACCGCACTATTGCTGAAGACCAGGAGCGGATCGGAAAGGAAGTCCTCGCACTCATCCGAAACACCGTCTTGCGCGCCGGTACTTCCGAATAGCGGATACCCTGCGCCGGTCGATGCAACATGAGCCACAACGAGCCCGTTCTTCAGGCCCGATTGAAAGATACAGTCGCTCCAGGTGGCCTCCGTACAGCCGGACTCTTCAGCAGGCTCGTCCCCAAGCAGTGGGAACTTCGGAGCACCTCCTTCGGAGAGGTCTAATGTGAAACGACCGATTTCGGAACAGATCCCTTTGTTTTCCACGCACTGCAATAGCGTATCTGTGACCTTCAGATCCTCCTGGCTGTCTCCAATGTAAACGCCTAGGAGCCAGTTTGAGGGGTCACCGAGCTTGACTGAACCGTTAAGCTCAACTTGGCCGTTATCGACTCGCAAAGACGCGCACAAATTGTCCGCTACCCGATTCCCATCCGAGACCCGATACCGCATCGCTTCGTAATTCCCATTGGTCAGGTCGTACTCGTTGAGCATGGAAAAATTGCCATTGGCCCCAATTACGGTGTTGTTGGGATTATTCTCGTCCCCAACCACGTAAACCCCACCTCGTATAGTGACCCCGCCGTTCAGATACTGATTCGTCTGCCCCTGTCCCGTGAAAATCGCGTTCTCCAGCACACCGGTGTTTTCGACCAGAAGAGTACTTCTAACCGTGGCTCTTGCGCCGTTCGACCTTCCTTTGGACTCGATAGTGAACATGTTCTTGTTACCGGAGTCCCGGTGAATCGTAACGACATAAGAGCCCACCTCCTCACCGCTGGAATTCTTGACCCACTCTTCTGCGAACGTGATCTCGCCGCCACTCCAGAGGTACTCCTCACTCCCGTCTCGATCGATGTCCATGCCCGTTCCCATTCGGTCGAAGCACGCAGTCCGCTCGGGATTCTGAGTCCCCGAGATCGTTTCGAGAAAGCGGAAGTATTGGAACAGGATCGTCTTGTACTTCTGCAATCCGGCCTGGGCAGCGTAGTGTGCCTGGAGTGAACTCGCGTCGTTTCTCGCGATGTTCAGTTCCATCCGAGTTACCAACGCTCCACCGGTTGCCAAGAGCCCCACGACAACCATGATCAGCAACGCAGTGATGATAGCTATGCCCTTGTCAGATCTCATCGTAGTCCCCTACCTGTCCTTGAAGTTCGGCATCAGAACTTCCTGTTGAAGAGCGAAACAGCGGAAGTCAGCCGGGCATGTAACGGAAAGTCCCGAAACAGTCGTAAATGTCGCTGGACCTGGGCCATCTAGCCTGTCATTGGAACGGGCAACGACTGACACGATTGCTGAGCGAAGGTAACCGATCCCAACGGGGCAAATCGCTTCGTCGGGATAACTCGACATCAGATCACCGTCACTGCACTTGTAAGCGATATCTAGCGCTACTATGTTCGGCGCGAGAGGACTGTACGCTGCGGAATCTGCGGTGGGATCCAGCAGGTCAGTCGAGGTTCCGCAAGCTTGATCTGCCCGCTGAAGCATGTCGCCGTCAAACATATACGCCACCTCCCGGCACGACTCAGCCGGCGATCTGAGCGTATTTACGTAAACGGTCGAAAAGACGTCCTGTAGAGAACCATCTATCGCAACAAGGCAAGTGGCGTTTCCGGCTGCATCGTCTGGGCATGACGAAATGCCGGCCGTTGACACCGGCATGATTTCGCCGTTTTCGTCAACGTAGGTCTTGGCCCCGCCCAACTGCAAGTCTTGAGTAACCAATTGCATTACCAAACGAGCCTTGTCCTGTACTTCGCTCGAAACTAGCGTGGCTCG
Encoded proteins:
- a CDS encoding pilus assembly PilX N-terminal domain-containing protein — translated: MRSDKGIAIITALLIMVVVGLLATGGALVTRMELNIARNDASSLQAHYAAQAGLQKYKTILFQYFRFLETISGTQNPERTACFDRMGTGMDIDRDGSEEYLWSGGEITFAEEWVKNSSGEEVGSYVVTIHRDSGNKNMFTIESKGRSNGARATVRSTLLVENTGVLENAIFTGQGQTNQYLNGGVTIRGGVYVVGDENNPNNTVIGANGNFSMLNEYDLTNGNYEAMRYRVSDGNRVADNLCASLRVDNGQVELNGSVKLGDPSNWLLGVYIGDSQEDLKVTDTLLQCVENKGICSEIGRFTLDLSEGGAPKFPLLGDEPAEESGCTEATWSDCIFQSGLKNGLVVAHVASTGAGYPLFGSTGAQDGVSDECEDFLSDPLLVFSNSAVDCTYTDANGVLQGFRYTTSNGWSSASFQVYGTVSLHGYDVKFDWPVEYVAKTLNGPTEADVEDWNASFVVEANGSGAGGGIDINQNFLTSDDEIDITGKKRLFPDHVLGLVAEGEVYQRAANVMAPVYAGDTFRIIKGNKILGSVVANKFCTTSAGDSIDCNAGQNAEVIYVNTGHNKPDIMQYVDSAGIPLFKVLSYERR